One region of Haladaptatus cibarius D43 genomic DNA includes:
- a CDS encoding glutaredoxin family protein — translation MSAKSADPAITLYRLQACPYCERVVRKLHEYDLPYQSRFVEPMHSDRNVVKRISGKRTVPAVVDEDTGVTMSESANIVEYIENTYGGEN, via the coding sequence ATGAGTGCCAAGAGCGCAGACCCGGCAATCACGCTGTATCGACTGCAAGCGTGTCCCTACTGCGAGCGCGTCGTTCGGAAATTACACGAGTACGACCTGCCATACCAGTCACGGTTCGTCGAACCGATGCATTCTGACCGAAACGTCGTCAAGCGAATCAGCGGGAAGCGAACCGTTCCGGCCGTCGTAGACGAAGATACAGGTGTGACGATGAGCGAGAGTGCAAACATCGTCGAATACATCGAAAACACCTACGGAGGGGAGAACTGA
- a CDS encoding L-threonylcarbamoyladenylate synthase, producing MDEIEQAARAIRDGNLVVYPTETVYGLGADALDPNAIDAVFDAKRRAREKPVSLAVPDVESALSYVRPTERERKFMREFLPGPVTVLCEKRDVVPDVLTAGKPRVGVRIPDHERALELLEHVAPITSTSANVSGHTSVTRVADLDTEIEDAAAIIIDGGETGGTGSTVVNVERGEIVRRGELADEIEAWLTAETAEE from the coding sequence ATGGACGAGATAGAACAAGCGGCGCGTGCTATTCGAGACGGAAACCTCGTCGTCTATCCAACCGAAACGGTGTACGGGCTTGGAGCGGACGCCCTCGACCCGAACGCCATCGACGCAGTGTTCGACGCGAAACGGCGGGCGCGAGAGAAACCGGTTTCGCTCGCAGTTCCAGACGTGGAGTCCGCCCTTTCCTACGTTCGCCCGACGGAGCGTGAACGGAAGTTCATGAGAGAATTTTTACCCGGGCCAGTTACTGTTCTCTGCGAGAAACGAGATGTCGTTCCGGACGTGCTCACCGCTGGCAAACCCCGCGTCGGCGTTCGGATTCCAGATCACGAACGAGCACTGGAGCTACTCGAACACGTCGCGCCGATTACCAGCACGAGCGCGAACGTGAGTGGCCACACGAGTGTGACGCGCGTTGCCGACCTCGATACAGAAATCGAGGACGCCGCAGCGATTATTATCGACGGCGGGGAAACCGGCGGAACCGGGAGCACCGTCGTCAACGTCGAACGGGGCGAAATCGTTCGACGCGGCGAACTCGCCGACGAAATAGAGGCGTGGCTAACCGCCGAGACGGCCGAGGAGTGA
- a CDS encoding diacylglycerol/polyprenol kinase family protein, whose amino-acid sequence MSGEIKRRLVHVSGTGFPALYLLDLVTWHELRLLLVLGSLVALVLEIIRLYIGLDWNIYDELTREYEQDNLAGYALYFFGMTVTAWAFQPEIAIPAMLMLTIADPISGLLGSGELGVKATHTLLATFAVCVAIASIFGLPVPAAILGAIAATLADGVKPVIAGYVIDDNLTIPIGAGVAIFVGLQYVPAIV is encoded by the coding sequence GTGTCGGGCGAAATCAAGCGCCGACTGGTGCACGTCAGCGGAACCGGCTTTCCGGCGCTCTACCTGCTGGACTTGGTGACGTGGCACGAACTGCGCTTGTTGCTCGTCCTCGGGTCGCTCGTCGCGCTCGTCCTCGAAATAATTCGCCTGTACATCGGACTGGATTGGAATATTTACGACGAACTCACGCGTGAGTACGAACAGGACAACCTCGCGGGCTACGCTCTGTACTTCTTCGGAATGACCGTCACCGCGTGGGCGTTCCAACCGGAAATTGCGATTCCGGCGATGCTCATGCTGACCATCGCCGACCCCATCAGCGGTCTGCTCGGATCGGGCGAACTGGGCGTCAAGGCGACTCACACTCTGCTTGCGACGTTCGCGGTCTGTGTCGCCATCGCCTCGATTTTCGGCCTGCCCGTTCCGGCGGCGATTCTCGGTGCAATCGCCGCAACCCTCGCGGACGGCGTGAAACCGGTCATCGCGGGTTACGTCATCGACGACAATCTCACGATTCCAATCGGTGCGGGAGTGGCGATTTTCGTGGGATTGCAGTATGTTCCGGCAATCGTCTGA
- a CDS encoding energy-coupling factor transporter transmembrane component T family protein has translation MTLAYRATGAFSEHLDPRVKLLFQAVFAFAALARTTPRGLALLSLLVGAVLVSANTSPFWVLGEFRYVFPFLLGGPLFASLTLGSPWFVPADAVPPALASYRVLLVLCVSAAYIRTTPVRESRAAIQWLVPGRPGQFLGMGVAFVFRFLPVLQADLRAIRDAVAARLGTERSLAERMQLVGAAGVARAFSRADTFSLALRARCFAWNPTLPPLVISRRDAPVICLVCVLSAWSFV, from the coding sequence ATGACGCTTGCATATCGCGCGACGGGGGCGTTTTCCGAACACCTCGACCCGCGGGTGAAACTGCTCTTTCAGGCCGTCTTTGCTTTCGCCGCGCTTGCGCGCACGACGCCGCGCGGTCTTGCACTGCTAAGCCTGCTCGTCGGAGCGGTTCTCGTTTCGGCGAATACGTCGCCGTTCTGGGTGCTCGGCGAGTTTCGCTACGTCTTTCCGTTCCTGCTCGGCGGCCCGCTGTTTGCGTCTCTGACGCTCGGTTCGCCGTGGTTCGTTCCCGCGGACGCGGTTCCGCCCGCCTTGGCCAGCTATCGCGTGCTTCTCGTTCTCTGTGTCAGCGCAGCGTACATCCGAACGACCCCGGTTCGGGAGTCGCGCGCGGCGATTCAGTGGCTCGTTCCCGGCCGTCCCGGTCAGTTTCTGGGGATGGGTGTTGCGTTCGTCTTTCGCTTCCTCCCGGTCTTACAGGCCGATTTGCGGGCGATTCGGGATGCAGTCGCCGCCCGGCTTGGTACGGAGCGGTCGCTCGCGGAGCGAATGCAACTCGTCGGGGCGGCGGGAGTGGCGCGCGCATTCTCGCGCGCAGATACGTTTTCGCTCGCGCTCCGCGCTCGCTGTTTCGCGTGGAATCCAACCCTTCCCCCGCTGGTGATTTCGCGTCGAGATGCGCCCGTGATTTGTCTCGTCTGCGTGCTCTCCGCTTGGTCATTCGTATAA
- a CDS encoding Sjogren's syndrome/scleroderma autoantigen 1 family protein codes for MSDFDKEAEREKLRQQYEAEKEERKATQRMSELLLQGATMTGKHCDTCGDPIFRQNGTEFCPTCQQQQPASNAPAESESAQNAENQEAQSETTSAEGTSTDATNIEVEQSNAETTGQSPQSGQSTAPSNQPRRAPPSQTGTPHGRSPEPRTAVGQDEPGTGGLTEARNALVRKLTQLTREAEQTDDVGRVRELLAATREGAEALDALDRAKR; via the coding sequence ATGAGCGACTTCGATAAGGAAGCAGAGCGGGAGAAACTCCGCCAGCAGTACGAAGCCGAAAAAGAGGAAAGAAAGGCGACACAGCGAATGAGCGAACTGCTGTTGCAGGGCGCGACGATGACGGGAAAACACTGCGACACCTGTGGCGACCCTATTTTCCGCCAGAACGGAACGGAATTCTGTCCGACCTGTCAACAGCAACAACCAGCAAGTAACGCGCCTGCTGAATCGGAATCGGCGCAGAATGCGGAGAATCAGGAAGCGCAGTCGGAAACCACATCTGCGGAAGGAACTTCTACGGATGCGACGAATATCGAAGTCGAACAATCGAATGCAGAAACGACCGGCCAGTCGCCACAATCCGGCCAATCCACGGCCCCATCGAATCAGCCTCGGCGCGCACCACCGAGTCAGACGGGGACACCACACGGTCGAAGTCCGGAACCGCGAACGGCGGTTGGACAGGACGAACCTGGTACGGGCGGCCTCACGGAGGCCCGAAACGCGCTGGTTCGAAAGCTGACGCAACTGACGAGGGAGGCGGAGCAGACCGACGACGTCGGACGTGTCCGCGAACTGCTGGCCGCAACACGAGAAGGGGCGGAAGCCTTGGACGCGTTAGACCGAGCGAAGCGGTAG
- a CDS encoding hemolysin family protein produces MTLSPKLVILAQTAPPDSMLGIPISDAVIQWGGFGAIVVLLILSAFFSSSEIAMFSVAKHRVEALVEDGVKGAKTVDSLKNDPHRLLVTILVGNNIVNIAMTSLSTAIVGIYFAPGPAVLISTFGITSLVLLFGESAPKSYAVENTESWALRIAKPLKYSEYILLPLVITFDYLTRAINRVTGGRSAIETSYVTRDEIQDMIQTGEREGVIEEDEREMLDRIFRFNNTIAKEVMTPRLDMTAVPQDAEVDEAIETLVQAGHERVPVYEGSLDNVIGIVTVRDLVREKSYGESGDSLKLNNLIQPTLHVPESKNVDELLTEMRENRMQMVIVIDEFGTTEGLVTMEDMVEEIVGEILDGEEEEPIEYIDDDTVIVRGEVNIDEVNDAMEIELPEGEEFETIAGFIFNRAGRLVEEGEDIDYEGVRLHVEQVENTRIMKARITRLDDAGVETNTVEEGVESGAE; encoded by the coding sequence ATGACACTCTCTCCGAAACTGGTCATCCTCGCGCAGACTGCCCCGCCCGATAGCATGCTTGGAATTCCAATCTCCGATGCGGTTATCCAGTGGGGTGGATTCGGGGCTATCGTCGTCCTGCTCATCCTGTCTGCGTTCTTTTCCTCGTCCGAAATTGCGATGTTCTCGGTCGCAAAGCATCGAGTCGAGGCATTGGTCGAGGATGGCGTCAAAGGCGCAAAAACGGTCGATTCGTTGAAAAACGACCCGCACCGTCTGCTCGTTACGATTCTCGTCGGTAACAACATCGTCAACATTGCGATGACTTCGCTTTCGACGGCTATCGTCGGAATCTATTTCGCCCCCGGCCCAGCAGTGCTCATCTCGACGTTCGGTATCACGTCGCTCGTCCTGCTGTTCGGCGAGAGCGCGCCGAAATCCTATGCAGTCGAAAACACGGAGTCGTGGGCGCTTCGAATTGCAAAACCGTTGAAATACTCCGAATACATCCTCCTCCCACTCGTCATCACGTTCGACTACCTCACGCGCGCCATCAATCGCGTAACCGGCGGTCGCTCGGCAATCGAGACGTCCTACGTCACGCGCGACGAGATTCAGGACATGATTCAGACGGGCGAGCGCGAGGGCGTCATCGAGGAGGACGAACGCGAGATGTTAGACCGCATCTTCCGGTTTAACAACACCATCGCCAAGGAGGTCATGACGCCGCGACTCGATATGACCGCCGTGCCGCAGGACGCCGAAGTTGACGAAGCAATCGAAACGCTCGTTCAGGCGGGCCACGAGCGCGTGCCGGTGTACGAGGGCAGTCTGGACAACGTCATCGGCATCGTCACGGTTCGTGACCTCGTGCGCGAGAAATCCTACGGCGAGTCTGGTGATAGTCTCAAACTCAACAACCTGATTCAGCCGACGCTTCACGTCCCGGAGAGCAAGAACGTGGACGAACTGCTGACCGAAATGCGCGAAAACCGGATGCAGATGGTCATCGTCATCGACGAGTTCGGGACGACGGAGGGCCTCGTGACCATGGAGGACATGGTCGAGGAAATCGTCGGGGAAATCCTCGATGGCGAGGAAGAAGAGCCAATCGAGTACATCGACGACGACACGGTCATCGTCCGCGGCGAGGTCAACATCGACGAAGTGAACGATGCGATGGAAATCGAATTGCCGGAAGGAGAAGAGTTCGAGACGATTGCCGGGTTCATCTTCAACCGCGCAGGACGGCTTGTCGAAGAGGGCGAAGACATCGACTACGAAGGTGTTCGTCTCCACGTCGAACAGGTCGAAAACACGCGCATCATGAAGGCCAGAATTACGCGTCTCGATGATGCAGGGGTCGAAACCAACACCGTCGAAGAGGGTGTCGAGTCGGGCGCAGAGTAA
- a CDS encoding CRISPR-associated protein Cas4, translating into MSKIPFSELATAAYCPRKLYYQRQDDIEIPDLVAERRALAFEYESLLAADPSDLSDCPIAVSPEQFRSNLEHASELDAWPELASPSDRERLTEGKDCRGIVHKVLDLETPVPSMVFTGTPPEHGVWEAQTVRTVAAAKALSWEHERMVERAFVEYPAYGIVREIRLGTRRKAAYRRAVRTTQAIDGPPPRLKNQSKCEACEYRAECGVKTRSLRSLLGRLGG; encoded by the coding sequence GTGTCGAAAATTCCGTTCAGCGAACTCGCAACCGCCGCGTACTGTCCGCGCAAACTGTACTACCAGCGTCAGGACGACATCGAAATTCCCGACCTCGTCGCCGAACGACGAGCACTCGCATTCGAATACGAATCGCTTCTCGCCGCCGACCCCTCCGACCTGAGCGACTGCCCGATTGCCGTCTCGCCGGAGCAGTTTCGGTCGAATCTCGAACACGCAAGCGAACTCGATGCGTGGCCCGAACTCGCCTCTCCCTCCGACCGCGAACGACTCACCGAGGGGAAAGACTGTCGCGGAATCGTCCACAAAGTCCTCGACTTAGAAACGCCCGTTCCGTCGATGGTGTTCACCGGAACGCCTCCTGAACACGGCGTCTGGGAGGCACAAACCGTCCGCACCGTCGCCGCGGCGAAGGCGCTCTCGTGGGAACATGAGCGGATGGTAGAGCGCGCGTTTGTCGAATATCCTGCCTACGGAATCGTCCGCGAAATTCGGCTCGGAACCCGTCGAAAAGCCGCGTATCGCCGCGCCGTTCGCACTACCCAAGCCATCGACGGGCCGCCACCGCGGTTGAAAAATCAGTCGAAATGCGAGGCGTGTGAGTACCGCGCCGAATGCGGCGTCAAAACCCGTTCGCTTCGCTCACTCCTCGGCCGTCTCGGCGGTTAG
- a CDS encoding redoxin domain-containing protein, giving the protein MVDFDVVELGEAANPEVGETAPDFTRPLVNEEFWEDVSLSDITKDGPTLLVFYTMDGGFPATYVWNELRERAWGENNDVQIVGLSISTPYEHKTLIEEREMDFRLFSDPANEVAKEYGIDFEMDGMAGISEPRPAMFLLDEERTVEYAWVATEWPEFPEYDDVEAAIEEQ; this is encoded by the coding sequence ATGGTCGATTTCGACGTCGTGGAACTCGGCGAAGCGGCGAATCCCGAAGTCGGTGAAACTGCGCCCGACTTCACGCGGCCACTCGTCAACGAGGAGTTTTGGGAGGACGTTTCGCTCTCGGACATAACCAAAGACGGGCCGACACTGCTCGTCTTCTACACCATGGACGGCGGATTCCCTGCGACCTACGTCTGGAACGAACTGCGCGAACGCGCGTGGGGAGAGAACAACGACGTGCAAATCGTCGGCCTGTCCATTTCGACGCCCTACGAACACAAGACCCTCATCGAGGAGCGCGAGATGGATTTCCGACTGTTCAGCGACCCGGCGAACGAAGTCGCAAAGGAGTACGGCATCGACTTCGAGATGGACGGGATGGCCGGAATCAGCGAACCGCGACCCGCAATGTTCCTGCTGGATGAGGAGAGAACGGTCGAATACGCGTGGGTCGCAACCGAATGGCCGGAGTTCCCGGAGTACGACGACGTCGAAGCAGCCATCGAAGAGCAATAG
- a CDS encoding energy-coupling factor ABC transporter ATP-binding protein, translating into MITTQNLVHRFGGATALDRISLTIPDGQFVVLAGSNGSGKTTLVRHFNGLLTPDEGDVLVDETPVEDDLVAARTRVGMVFQHPRDTFVSATVGADVSFGPENLGLSHEEIDRRVQTSLSAVGMADRKNDRIDSLSGGECQRVAIAGALAMEPNHLVLDEPFTGLDAPARDSVTSHLERCSDDGTGFVVVTHDLRDVWSLADRIVALQDGRIAVDGKPNEVASKIADFGIQVP; encoded by the coding sequence ATGATAACGACGCAAAATCTCGTCCACCGATTCGGCGGTGCGACCGCGCTCGACAGAATCTCACTCACGATTCCCGACGGCCAGTTCGTCGTCCTTGCCGGGTCGAACGGAAGTGGAAAAACGACGCTCGTCCGGCATTTCAACGGCTTGCTTACGCCCGATGAGGGCGACGTACTGGTCGATGAGACGCCCGTCGAAGACGACCTCGTCGCCGCGAGAACGCGTGTTGGCATGGTGTTTCAACATCCGCGGGATACGTTCGTCTCGGCAACCGTCGGCGCGGACGTGTCGTTCGGCCCTGAAAACCTCGGCCTGTCCCACGAGGAAATCGACCGCCGGGTACAAACGTCTTTATCCGCGGTCGGAATGGCAGACCGGAAAAACGACCGAATCGACTCCCTCTCCGGCGGCGAGTGCCAGCGCGTCGCTATCGCGGGCGCGCTGGCGATGGAACCGAACCACCTCGTGTTAGACGAACCGTTCACCGGACTTGACGCTCCGGCGCGCGATTCCGTGACTTCCCACCTCGAACGCTGTTCCGACGACGGAACCGGGTTCGTCGTCGTCACGCACGACCTTCGGGACGTTTGGTCGCTCGCCGACAGAATCGTCGCGCTCCAAGACGGACGAATTGCAGTCGATGGCAAACCCAACGAAGTCGCATCGAAAATCGCCGATTTCGGCATTCAGGTGCCATGA
- a CDS encoding biotin transporter BioY, with the protein MSTETGSVELVGEQTVGNIARTALFAAVIGAFAQVSFPNPLAPAIPVTLQVLGVFLAGIFLGPLWGSASMVLYLVAGSVGAPIFANGSAGLGELVQLTGGYLLSYPLAAFVIGVIVHGGLTLRDPKQAGVIRLVAGMVAGTAVIYAFGTVGFSYFGNYGLTEAFTLSAVAFIPFEAFKIAAAVGIIRSDRVTAE; encoded by the coding sequence ATGTCAACTGAAACCGGTTCGGTCGAACTCGTCGGCGAGCAGACGGTCGGCAACATCGCACGCACGGCGCTGTTCGCGGCGGTCATCGGCGCGTTTGCACAAGTTTCGTTCCCTAACCCACTCGCACCAGCAATTCCCGTCACACTGCAAGTGCTGGGCGTTTTCCTCGCTGGAATCTTCCTTGGGCCGCTTTGGGGGTCTGCTTCCATGGTTCTCTACCTCGTCGCGGGATCTGTCGGCGCTCCGATTTTCGCCAATGGCTCTGCCGGATTGGGCGAACTCGTCCAACTCACTGGCGGTTACCTGCTTTCGTACCCTCTCGCCGCCTTCGTCATCGGCGTCATCGTCCACGGCGGGTTGACGCTCCGCGACCCGAAACAGGCCGGAGTCATTCGACTCGTGGCCGGGATGGTCGCCGGAACCGCCGTCATCTACGCCTTCGGAACGGTCGGCTTCTCGTACTTCGGCAACTACGGACTGACCGAGGCGTTCACGCTTTCGGCAGTCGCGTTCATTCCCTTCGAAGCGTTCAAAATCGCCGCCGCGGTCGGTATCATCCGTAGCGACCGCGTTACTGCCGAATGA
- a CDS encoding DEAD/DEAH box helicase yields MATTDAETNYVEHPYLTQTFIERRLYQIQLAGTARNDHTLVCLPTGLGKTTVSLLVTAERLNEVGGKSLLLAPTKPLVNQHADFYRQALSVPDEEIVVFTGEVRPDERSKLWDSSTVIIATPQVVENDLVGGRIDLGPVTHITFDECHRATGDYAYNYIAERYHADAHDPLVTGMSASPGGDKESIMEVCENLGLHEVEVMTEEDSDVSTYTHDTEVEWVRVQLPDEILEIRDALNEVISDRLERLKQLGVVNTTRPDISQKDLNKVRGQLQKLIDNDQSEGYKGMSAHAEVMKLRRAVELAETQSVESLRRYFERQRNSARSSGASKASQRMVSEPKVQEAMRKAVQFDDRHPKFRKAHTFVAQTLVDGGQRIIVFTESRDTAETLTEFFGQHFDARRFVGQGDKDGSDGMTQKEQQEALDNFRAGEFEVLVSTSVAEEGLDVPEVDLVLFYEPVPTAVRSIQRKGRTGRQAQGQVMVLLAEDTRDEAYFWISKRREDEMESELRKLKGVAVEVEEELDKSQQTLGDFDADSPDEVSHGLQEFDTEDGDTEEKNADEPDGIVATARKRDNGESVEIVADQRELDANIARDLSAREGVDVRLETLAVGDYVLSDRVAVERKSVGDFLDTLVGGDRSVFEQVGDMNRHYARPIVIIEGDGLYEQRNVHPNAIRGALSSLAVDFGASILRTEDEKDTTDLLEVIATREQEVSDREVSVHGDKHAKTLSEQQEYVVGSIADIGPVTARSLLETFETVQAVMTAEKDELMEAQGVGEVTADRIREVVAEEYDP; encoded by the coding sequence ATGGCGACCACGGACGCTGAAACGAACTACGTGGAACATCCCTATCTCACCCAGACGTTCATCGAGCGGCGACTCTACCAGATTCAACTCGCGGGCACGGCACGCAACGACCACACGCTGGTCTGTCTGCCGACCGGACTGGGAAAAACGACCGTCAGTCTGCTCGTTACGGCGGAACGACTGAACGAGGTCGGCGGAAAGTCGCTCCTGCTCGCACCGACGAAACCGCTGGTCAACCAGCACGCCGATTTTTATCGGCAGGCGCTTTCCGTGCCGGACGAGGAAATCGTCGTGTTCACTGGCGAGGTGCGACCCGACGAACGCTCGAAGCTGTGGGACTCCTCGACGGTCATCATCGCAACGCCGCAGGTCGTGGAAAACGATTTGGTGGGTGGACGAATCGACCTCGGGCCGGTGACCCACATCACCTTTGACGAGTGCCATCGGGCGACCGGCGATTACGCGTACAACTACATCGCCGAGCGATACCACGCGGACGCTCACGACCCCCTCGTCACCGGAATGAGTGCGTCACCGGGTGGGGACAAGGAGTCGATTATGGAAGTCTGTGAGAACCTCGGCCTTCACGAAGTCGAGGTGATGACCGAGGAGGACAGCGACGTTTCCACCTACACGCACGACACCGAAGTCGAGTGGGTTCGCGTCCAACTCCCTGACGAAATTCTGGAGATTCGGGACGCGCTGAACGAAGTGATTTCCGACCGACTGGAGCGGCTGAAACAACTCGGCGTCGTCAACACGACGCGCCCGGACATCTCTCAGAAGGATTTGAACAAGGTTCGCGGACAGTTACAGAAACTCATCGACAACGACCAGTCGGAGGGGTACAAGGGCATGTCCGCGCACGCAGAAGTGATGAAACTCCGGCGTGCGGTCGAACTCGCCGAAACCCAGAGCGTCGAATCCCTGCGCCGATATTTCGAACGCCAGCGAAATTCGGCCCGGTCGTCGGGGGCGTCGAAAGCGAGTCAGCGCATGGTTTCGGAACCGAAAGTGCAGGAGGCGATGCGGAAGGCGGTGCAGTTCGATGACCGCCATCCCAAATTCCGCAAAGCACACACCTTCGTCGCACAGACGCTCGTGGACGGCGGCCAGCGAATCATCGTGTTCACCGAATCGCGCGACACGGCGGAAACGCTGACGGAATTTTTCGGTCAGCATTTCGACGCCCGGCGATTCGTCGGGCAAGGGGACAAGGACGGAAGCGACGGCATGACCCAGAAAGAACAGCAGGAAGCGCTCGACAACTTCCGTGCTGGCGAGTTCGAAGTGCTGGTTTCCACGTCCGTCGCGGAGGAAGGACTGGACGTTCCGGAAGTCGATTTGGTGCTATTTTACGAACCGGTTCCGACCGCGGTTCGCTCGATTCAGCGCAAGGGGCGAACCGGACGACAGGCCCAAGGGCAGGTCATGGTTCTCCTCGCGGAAGACACCCGCGACGAGGCATACTTCTGGATTTCGAAGCGACGAGAGGACGAAATGGAGTCGGAACTGCGGAAACTGAAAGGCGTCGCCGTGGAAGTCGAGGAGGAACTCGACAAATCACAGCAAACGTTGGGCGATTTCGACGCGGATTCTCCCGACGAAGTCAGCCACGGGTTACAGGAGTTCGACACCGAAGATGGCGATACCGAAGAAAAGAACGCCGACGAACCGGACGGCATCGTGGCGACTGCCAGAAAACGCGACAACGGCGAGAGCGTCGAAATCGTCGCCGACCAGCGCGAACTCGACGCGAATATCGCCCGTGACCTCTCCGCCCGCGAAGGCGTGGACGTTCGCCTCGAAACGCTCGCAGTCGGCGATTACGTCCTCAGCGACCGGGTCGCCGTGGAACGAAAATCCGTGGGTGACTTCCTCGACACGTTGGTCGGCGGCGACCGCTCCGTATTTGAGCAGGTGGGCGATATGAACCGCCACTACGCCCGACCCATCGTCATCATCGAGGGTGACGGCCTGTACGAACAGCGAAACGTTCACCCCAACGCGATTCGCGGTGCACTGTCGTCGTTGGCGGTCGATTTCGGTGCGAGCATCCTTCGGACGGAAGACGAGAAAGATACCACGGATTTGCTCGAAGTTATCGCCACGCGCGAACAGGAAGTGAGCGACCGCGAAGTTTCGGTTCACGGCGACAAACACGCGAAGACACTTTCGGAGCAACAGGAGTACGTCGTCGGGTCTATTGCGGACATCGGCCCTGTCACCGCTCGTTCCTTGTTGGAGACGTTCGAGACGGTTCAAGCAGTGATGACCGCGGAGAAAGACGAACTTATGGAAGCACAGGGAGTCGGCGAAGTCACTGCCGACCGAATCCGCGAAGTCGTCGCCGAGGAGTACGACCCGTAA